In Streptomyces qaidamensis, one DNA window encodes the following:
- a CDS encoding small secreted protein, with product MEGTKPVNKKLAAALSGGAVLVLALSGCGGDDSNEKLDSWAKQVCDAVQPQAKKIESANAAIQKETSDNSTPEDVQKTDAQAFQDMSDAYKAIGTAVNKAGAPDVENGEKKQQDAVKELNSISASYASLKKQVDGLDTKDQGKFADGLKDIATELDKLSQSGNDALRNLEEGEVGQAMAKQSSCKAATASAGATQS from the coding sequence ATGGAAGGGACCAAACCGGTGAACAAGAAGCTCGCGGCCGCACTGTCCGGCGGTGCGGTACTGGTACTGGCGCTGTCGGGCTGCGGCGGCGACGACAGCAACGAGAAGCTGGACTCCTGGGCCAAGCAGGTCTGTGACGCCGTACAGCCGCAGGCCAAGAAGATCGAGTCGGCCAATGCCGCGATCCAGAAGGAGACCTCCGACAACAGCACGCCGGAGGACGTCCAGAAGACCGACGCACAGGCCTTCCAGGACATGTCCGACGCCTACAAGGCGATCGGGACCGCCGTGAACAAGGCCGGGGCCCCGGACGTCGAGAACGGCGAGAAGAAGCAGCAGGACGCGGTCAAGGAGCTCAACTCGATCTCCGCCTCGTACGCCTCGCTGAAGAAGCAGGTCGACGGGCTCGACACCAAGGACCAGGGCAAGTTCGCCGACGGCCTGAAGGACATCGCCACCGAGCTGGACAAGCTGAGCCAGAGCGGGAACGACGCCCTCAGGAACCTGGAGGAGGGCGAGGTCGGCCAGGCGATGGCCAAGCAGTCCAGCTGCAAGGCGGCCACGGCGTCGGCGGGGGCCACGCAGAGCTGA
- a CDS encoding DUF7059 domain-containing protein: MSNASQSPLPPLPASDRPEAAARLRDALLAASFTADGLLELLGAPAYAALARSETVPALRATRGDTPLEMLVRLFLLQQPVPHARVAEVLPVDACLESGWLARAGGDELAATVDVRPYGGPGGEDWFIVSDLGCAVGGAGGIGRREEGVVLGVGGASMTLAGITVRTPVAAALDLGTGSGIQALHAAQHATRVVATDLNPRAVHITALTLALSGAAAADLREGSLFEPVRSDETYDLIVSNPPFVISPGARLTYRDGGMGGDDLCRTLVQQAGGRLNEGGFAQFLANWQHVEGEDWQDRLRSWVPRGCDAWIVQREVQDVNQYAELWLRDAGDHQGDAAEYQARYDAWLDEFEARKVKAVGFGWITLRRTSAAVPSITVEEWPHPVEQPLGDTIRAHFDRLDHLRDHDDAALLEGHFRLAAEIVQEQVGLPGAEDPEHVVLRQNRGMRRATRVDTVGAGFAGVCDGTMSAGRILDAIAQLIGEDPVLLRDRTPAQIRLLVEQGFLEPVR; this comes from the coding sequence GTGAGTAACGCCAGTCAGTCACCCCTGCCCCCGCTGCCCGCCTCCGACCGTCCCGAAGCCGCCGCCCGGCTCCGGGACGCCCTGCTCGCGGCCTCCTTCACCGCCGACGGACTGCTCGAACTGCTCGGTGCCCCCGCGTACGCGGCACTGGCCCGCAGCGAGACCGTCCCCGCGCTCCGGGCGACCCGCGGGGACACGCCCCTGGAGATGCTCGTCCGGCTGTTCCTGCTCCAGCAGCCCGTGCCGCACGCGCGCGTTGCGGAGGTCCTGCCCGTGGACGCCTGCCTGGAGAGCGGCTGGCTGGCCCGGGCCGGCGGGGACGAACTCGCCGCGACGGTGGACGTTCGGCCCTACGGCGGTCCCGGCGGTGAGGACTGGTTCATCGTGTCGGACCTCGGCTGCGCGGTCGGCGGCGCCGGTGGGATCGGCCGACGCGAGGAGGGCGTCGTCCTCGGAGTCGGCGGTGCCTCGATGACCCTCGCCGGCATCACCGTGCGTACGCCCGTCGCCGCCGCGCTCGACCTCGGCACCGGCTCCGGCATCCAGGCCCTGCACGCCGCGCAGCACGCCACGCGCGTGGTGGCCACCGATCTCAACCCGCGTGCCGTGCACATCACCGCCCTCACGCTGGCGCTGTCCGGCGCCGCGGCCGCCGACCTGCGCGAGGGCTCCCTCTTCGAGCCCGTACGGAGCGACGAGACGTACGACCTGATCGTCTCCAACCCGCCCTTCGTGATCTCGCCCGGCGCCCGGCTGACCTACCGCGACGGCGGGATGGGCGGGGACGATCTGTGCCGCACGCTCGTTCAACAGGCGGGCGGCCGCCTGAACGAGGGCGGGTTCGCGCAGTTCCTCGCGAACTGGCAGCACGTGGAAGGGGAGGACTGGCAGGACAGGCTCAGGTCATGGGTGCCCCGGGGCTGTGACGCGTGGATCGTGCAGCGCGAGGTACAGGACGTCAACCAGTACGCCGAGCTGTGGCTCCGTGACGCGGGCGACCACCAGGGCGACGCGGCGGAGTACCAGGCGCGGTACGACGCATGGCTCGACGAGTTCGAGGCGCGCAAGGTGAAGGCCGTCGGCTTCGGCTGGATCACCCTGCGCAGGACGAGTGCCGCCGTGCCCTCGATCACGGTGGAGGAGTGGCCGCACCCGGTCGAGCAGCCGCTCGGTGACACGATCCGGGCCCACTTCGACCGGCTCGACCACCTGCGCGACCACGACGACGCCGCGCTGCTCGAAGGGCATTTCCGGCTCGCCGCCGAGATCGTGCAGGAGCAGGTCGGACTGCCCGGCGCGGAGGATCCGGAGCACGTCGTGCTGCGCCAGAATCGCGGCATGCGCCGGGCGACCCGGGTGGACACGGTCGGTGCGGGTTTCGCGGGTGTGTGCGACGGCACGATGAGCGCGGGCCGCATCCTCGACGCCATCGCCCAGCTGATCGGTGAGGACCCGGTGCTGCTGCGCGACCGTACGCCGGCCCAGATCCGGCTGCTGGTCGAGCAGGGATTCCTGGAGCCGGTCCGCTGA